The following coding sequences lie in one Rutidosis leptorrhynchoides isolate AG116_Rl617_1_P2 chromosome 4, CSIRO_AGI_Rlap_v1, whole genome shotgun sequence genomic window:
- the LOC139840900 gene encoding uncharacterized protein gives MASSSTAPAIPTFNGLHYHIWAVKMKTYLKSQGLWKVVETNEDPPALRANPTVAQLRNYEEELLKKDKTLTCLHSGLADQIFTSIMELDTPKAMWDKIQDTYEGSDRVKAVRLLTLRREFELLKMNDDELVKDYSSRIMDVVNQIRLHGDKISDQKVVEKIMISVPQKFETKISAIEESCDISMLTVSELTSKL, from the coding sequence ATGGCATCTAGTTCAACTGCTCCAGCAATTCCAACATTTAATGGGTTGCACTATCACATTTGGGCAGTAAAGATGAAGACATATTTGAAGTCTCAAGGTTTATGGAAGGTTGTAGAGACTAATGAAGATCCTCCAGCACTCAGAGCAAACCCAACTGTTGCTCAACTAAGAAATTATGAAGAAGAGTTGCTGAAGAAAGATAAGACACTTACCTGTTTACATTCAGGACTTGCTGATCAAATTTTCACCTCAATAATGGAGTTGGACACACCAAAAGCCATGTGGGATAAAATCCAAGATACCTATGAAGGTTCTGATAGAGTAAAAGCTGTCAGATTATTGACTCTCAGACGAGAGTTTGAATTGTTGAAAATGAACGATGATGAACTCGTGAAAGATTATTCATCCCGAATAATGGATGTTGTTAATCAAATTAGACTTCATGGTGACAAGATTTCAGACCAGAAAGTGGTGGAGAAGATAATGATAAGTGTCCCTCAAAAGTTTGAAACCAAAATTTCCGCAATAGAAGAATCTTGTGATATTAGCATGCTTACGGTTTCTGAACTAACCAGTAAGCTTTAA
- the LOC139843427 gene encoding glycosyltransferase BC10-like, with protein sequence MKNNQNTMVSTISPFNLFIAPLQPSNLLSKILFFTFGSCFGIILTFQLKNISFNFRFDEFSLCTTTPNDTYMPPVPTHNTPKLKDFINPSLVMHQMNDQELMWRASMVPKVPNYPFARIPKVAFMFLTRGPVLLSPLWELFFKGHDGLFNIYVHSSDSSYNWTQPKYSVFYGRKIPSKAVQWGKVNMIEAERRLLANALLDFSNQRFVLLSESCIPLFNFSTIYTYIMNSTQSYVESYDLMGPVGRGRYNRKMYPTIKLHEWRKGSQWFEMDRHLALEVISDTTYFPIFQKYCNGSCYADEHYLPTFVSKKVGAKNSRRTLTFVDWSKGGSHPARYTRNDVTIQFLEKLRSANHCEYNGRQNQTCFLFARKFTPHAMDRLLRFAPKIMQFTP encoded by the exons ATGAAAAACAATCAAAACACAATGGTTTCAACCATCTCACCATTTAATCTATTCATTGCACCATTACAACCATCAAATCTTTTATCTAAAATCCTTTTCTTTACTTTTGGTTCATGTTTTGGCATCATACTCACATTCCAACTCAAAAACATCTCATTTAATTTTCGGTTCGACGAATTCTCCCTTTGCACCACCACGCCCAACGACACATATATGCCACCCGTACCGACACATAACACGCCTAAATTGAAAGATTTCATCAACCCATCATTGGTTATGCATCAAATGAATGATCAAGAGTTGATGTGGAGAGCATCGATGGTTCCAAAAGTACCAAATTACCCTTTTGCAAGAATCCCTAAAGTGGCATTTATGTTCTTAACAAGAGGACCGGTGTTATTGTCACCTTTATGGGAACTGTTTTTCAAAGGACATGATGGTCTTTTCAACATCTATGTTCATAGCTCTGATTCATCTTATAATTGGACACAACCCAAATACTCTGTTTTCTATGGCCGGAAAATTCCAAGTAAG GCAGTTCAATGGGGAAAAGTTAATATGATTGAAGCCGAACGACGATTGCTAGCCAATGCGCTTCTCGATTTCTCCAACCAACGATTTGTTCTTCTTTCGGAGTCTTGCATTCCTTTATTCAATTTCTCAACAATTTACACTTACATAATGAACTCCACCCAAAGCTACGTCGAGTCTTATGATCTAATGGGCCCCGTGGGACGAGGACGCTACAACAGAAAAATGTATCCCACCATTAAACTCCACGAATGGAGAAAAGGGTCACAATGGTTTGAAATGGATCGTCATTTAGCTTTGGAGGTCATCTCCGATACGACATATTTCCCTATCTTTCAAAAATATTGTAACGGCTCTTGTTATGCTGACGAGCATTACTTGCCAACATTCGTTTCCAAGAAAGTTGGAGCGAAGAACTCGCGACGAACTTTGACTTTTGTCGATTGGTCAAAAGGTGGATCCCACCCGGCAAGGTATACGAGGAACGATGTGACAATACAATTTTTGGAGAAACTAAGAAGTGCAAACCATTGTGAGTATAATGGAAGACAGAACCAAACATGTTTCTTGTTTGCAAGGAAATTCACTCCTCATGCCATGGACAGATTGTTAAGATTTGCACCTAAAATTATGCAGTTCACACCATAA